Proteins from a genomic interval of Rhodothermus marinus:
- the nosZ gene encoding Sec-dependent nitrous-oxide reductase, whose product MKRHTLRGLTGLALVALLLIGLIGCRGGGQTGAVVSEDPMEIARARGLSPADVVAAVKTYQPTGTYDEYIMFASGGHSGQVLVIGIPSMRLLKVIGVFTPEPWQGWGFSKETQEVLAQGNYDGKELTWGDVHHPALSETNGDYDGQFLFVNEKANARVAVIDLRDFETKQIVKNPLSLSDHGGTFVTPNTEWVIEGGQYAAPFEGYASLDQYREKYRGLVTFWKFDRERGRILPEQSFALELPPYWQDVCDAGKQVSEGWVFCNSFNTEMATGGVEKGNPPFEAGASQRDMDYLHVINLRKAAELVEAGRTRTIKGFKVLPLDVAAAEGVLYFVPEPKSPHGVDVSPDGNYLVVSGKLDPHATIYNFQKIQDAIANERFSGRDDYGVPILDFDAVVETQIELGLGPLHTQFDPNGYAYTSLFLESAVVRWTLGGPWAEKHGRDPWTVVDKVSVHYNIGHLAVAEGDNVNPDGRYLVAMNKWSVDRFANVGPLLPQNFQLVDIGNPNGPMQLLYDMPIALGEPHYAQIIKADKLQPWEVYPEVGWDPTTQSRHPAATRPGEERIERRGNTVEIWMTATRSHFTPEHVEVRKGDRVIWHITNIERARDATHGFALPGYNFNLSIEPGETATIEFVADRDGVFAFYCTEFCSALHLEMAGYFLVRP is encoded by the coding sequence ATGAAACGCCACACGTTACGCGGGCTGACCGGTCTGGCGCTGGTCGCCCTGCTGCTGATCGGTTTAATCGGCTGTCGGGGCGGCGGACAGACAGGCGCCGTGGTCAGCGAAGACCCCATGGAGATCGCACGGGCGCGTGGGCTGAGCCCGGCCGATGTGGTGGCCGCGGTGAAAACCTACCAGCCCACCGGCACCTACGACGAGTACATCATGTTCGCCTCGGGCGGACACTCCGGACAGGTACTCGTCATCGGCATTCCCTCGATGCGCCTGCTGAAGGTAATCGGCGTCTTCACGCCGGAGCCCTGGCAGGGCTGGGGCTTCTCGAAGGAAACCCAAGAAGTGCTCGCCCAGGGCAACTATGATGGCAAGGAGCTGACCTGGGGCGACGTGCACCACCCGGCCCTCTCCGAGACGAACGGCGACTACGACGGGCAATTCCTGTTCGTCAACGAAAAGGCCAACGCGCGCGTGGCCGTCATCGACCTGCGGGACTTCGAGACGAAGCAGATCGTCAAGAACCCGCTCTCGCTGAGCGACCACGGCGGCACGTTCGTCACGCCCAACACGGAGTGGGTGATCGAAGGCGGCCAGTATGCCGCCCCGTTCGAGGGCTACGCCTCGCTGGATCAGTACAGAGAAAAGTATCGCGGGCTGGTCACCTTCTGGAAGTTCGACCGCGAGCGGGGGCGGATCCTTCCCGAGCAGTCCTTCGCGCTGGAGCTGCCGCCCTACTGGCAGGACGTGTGCGACGCCGGCAAGCAGGTGAGCGAAGGGTGGGTCTTCTGCAACTCGTTCAACACGGAGATGGCCACCGGTGGCGTGGAGAAAGGCAACCCGCCCTTCGAGGCCGGCGCCTCGCAGCGCGACATGGACTACCTGCACGTGATCAACCTGCGCAAGGCGGCTGAGCTGGTCGAGGCCGGCCGCACGCGCACGATCAAGGGCTTCAAGGTCCTGCCGCTGGATGTGGCGGCCGCCGAGGGTGTGCTCTACTTCGTGCCCGAACCCAAGAGCCCGCATGGCGTCGACGTTTCGCCGGACGGCAACTACCTGGTCGTCTCCGGCAAGCTCGATCCGCACGCCACCATCTACAACTTCCAGAAGATCCAGGACGCCATCGCCAACGAGCGCTTCTCCGGGCGTGACGACTACGGCGTGCCGATCCTGGACTTCGACGCGGTGGTCGAAACCCAGATTGAACTGGGGCTCGGGCCGCTGCACACGCAGTTCGACCCGAACGGCTACGCCTACACGAGCCTCTTCCTGGAAAGCGCCGTGGTGCGCTGGACGCTGGGCGGTCCCTGGGCCGAAAAGCACGGCCGGGATCCGTGGACCGTGGTCGACAAGGTGTCGGTCCACTACAACATCGGGCACCTGGCCGTGGCCGAAGGCGACAACGTGAACCCCGACGGCCGCTACCTGGTGGCCATGAACAAGTGGTCCGTGGACCGCTTCGCAAACGTGGGGCCGCTGCTGCCGCAGAACTTCCAGCTTGTCGACATCGGTAACCCGAACGGCCCGATGCAGCTCCTCTACGACATGCCCATTGCGCTGGGTGAGCCGCACTATGCCCAGATCATTAAGGCGGACAAGCTCCAGCCGTGGGAGGTCTATCCGGAGGTGGGCTGGGATCCGACCACCCAGTCGCGGCATCCGGCGGCCACCCGTCCCGGTGAGGAGCGCATCGAGCGCCGGGGCAACACGGTGGAGATCTGGATGACGGCCACACGGAGCCACTTCACGCCGGAGCATGTGGAGGTCCGGAAGGGCGACCGCGTGATCTGGCACATCACGAACATCGAACGGGCACGGGACGCCACGCACGGCTTCGCGCTGCCCGGCTACAACTTCAACCTGAGCATCGAGCCGGGCGAGACGGCCACCATCGAGTTCGTGGCCGATCGCGACGGCGTCTTCGCCTTCTACTGCACCGAGTTCTGCTCGGCCCTCCACCTGGAGATGGCCGGTTACTTCCTGGTGCGTCCGTAA
- a CDS encoding cytochrome C, translating into MTWLDKIIGPRIPDSVLHRERRRFRRPTLLLGTAALLLLISIFFPYWRIRLYAPQYPGGLVAKVYVNRVEGDVREIDGLNHYIGMRPLEEAAQLERSLSIILIVAMALLAAGAIYVHSPWAAVLSLPALLYPLIFLADLYYWLWNFGTHLDPRAPLSSSVKPFVPPLLGEGRVGQFRVVAIWDIGLWLAILASILIIVGLYYHRKAYKPFYEAYVRGELA; encoded by the coding sequence ATGACGTGGCTGGACAAAATCATCGGACCGCGCATTCCGGATTCGGTCCTGCATCGCGAACGGCGCCGCTTTCGCCGCCCGACCCTGCTGCTGGGCACGGCGGCGCTGCTCCTGCTGATTTCGATCTTCTTCCCCTACTGGCGCATTCGGCTCTACGCGCCGCAGTATCCGGGCGGCCTGGTGGCCAAGGTCTACGTGAACCGGGTGGAAGGGGACGTCCGTGAAATCGATGGCCTGAACCACTACATCGGCATGCGTCCCCTCGAGGAAGCCGCCCAGCTCGAGCGCTCGCTGAGCATCATCCTGATCGTCGCCATGGCGTTGCTGGCGGCCGGAGCCATCTACGTACACTCGCCCTGGGCGGCCGTGCTGAGCCTGCCGGCGCTGCTCTATCCTCTGATCTTTCTGGCCGACCTGTACTACTGGCTCTGGAATTTCGGCACCCACCTCGACCCCCGGGCCCCGCTGAGCAGCTCGGTCAAGCCGTTCGTACCGCCGCTGCTCGGCGAAGGGCGCGTGGGCCAGTTTCGCGTAGTGGCCATCTGGGACATCGGACTCTGGCTGGCCATCCTGGCCTCTATCCTGATCATTGTCGGCCTCTACTACCACCGCAAGGCATACAAGCCGTTCTACGAAGCCTATGTCCGCGGGGAGCTGGCATAG
- a CDS encoding nitrous oxide reductase family maturation protein NosD, whose product MSAGSWHSIAPVLLLMVSLTAQAQPALSLQERLAAAAPGDTLRVVGGVHTGPLRITKPVVLLGVDAPMIDGQGRGTVVTIEAPDVVLRGFVIRNSGRSLDREDAGIAVYADRVTIADNRLENVLFGIYLRQADSCRILHNMIEGDPSLDTPRRGDLIRLWYSNDVLIEGNTTRHGRDVVIWFARSVVLRDNTMQFGRYGLHFMYSDSALVERNRMLRNSVGAYLMYSTRLTFRHNLLAYNRHASAIGVGLKDMDEVTVEENVLVDNQIGIFIDNSPRAIEAQIHYRRNVVAYNDIGVQALQEAPRSTFEDNSFLENYEQIDLVGGGRFSEANGTFWRRNYWSDYRGYDADRDGYGDVPYRAVALFDALTDRTPAFRLFAFSPAVQALELAARAFPVIRPEPKLTDPAPRMRPRLPEGLPAVHQPVRPTLALAGLTLLLMGLWTMGRAHLRRLHG is encoded by the coding sequence ATGTCCGCGGGGAGCTGGCATAGCATCGCGCCGGTGCTGCTGCTCATGGTGAGCCTGACCGCGCAGGCCCAGCCGGCCCTCTCTCTGCAGGAGCGGCTGGCCGCCGCCGCGCCCGGCGATACGCTGCGCGTGGTGGGCGGCGTCCACACCGGTCCGCTGCGGATCACGAAGCCGGTAGTGCTGCTGGGTGTCGACGCCCCGATGATCGACGGCCAGGGCCGGGGTACCGTCGTCACCATCGAGGCCCCCGACGTGGTACTCCGGGGCTTCGTGATCCGCAACTCGGGCCGCTCGCTCGACCGCGAGGATGCCGGCATCGCCGTCTATGCCGACCGGGTGACGATCGCCGACAATCGCCTGGAAAACGTCCTGTTCGGCATTTACCTGCGTCAGGCCGACTCCTGCCGCATCCTGCACAACATGATCGAAGGCGACCCGTCGCTCGACACACCCCGCCGGGGCGACCTGATCCGCCTCTGGTACAGCAACGACGTGTTGATCGAAGGCAACACGACACGCCACGGCCGCGACGTGGTGATCTGGTTTGCCCGAAGCGTCGTGCTCCGCGACAACACCATGCAGTTCGGGCGCTACGGATTGCACTTCATGTACAGCGACAGCGCGCTCGTCGAACGCAACCGCATGTTGCGCAACTCGGTGGGCGCCTACCTGATGTACAGCACGCGGCTGACGTTTCGCCACAACCTGCTGGCCTACAACCGGCACGCCTCGGCCATCGGTGTCGGGCTCAAGGACATGGACGAGGTGACCGTCGAAGAAAACGTACTGGTGGACAACCAGATCGGCATTTTCATCGACAACAGTCCGCGGGCCATCGAGGCGCAGATTCACTATCGGAGGAACGTAGTGGCTTACAACGACATCGGCGTGCAGGCGCTCCAAGAGGCCCCGCGCAGCACGTTCGAGGACAATAGTTTTCTGGAAAATTACGAGCAGATAGACCTGGTCGGCGGCGGGCGCTTTTCGGAGGCCAACGGCACGTTCTGGCGACGTAACTACTGGAGCGACTACCGGGGGTACGACGCGGATCGCGACGGCTACGGCGACGTTCCCTACCGGGCGGTGGCGCTCTTTGACGCGCTGACCGACCGGACGCCCGCCTTCCGGCTGTTTGCGTTCAGTCCGGCCGTGCAGGCGCTGGAACTGGCGGCCCGTGCGTTTCCGGTGATCCGTCCGGAGCCCAAGCTGACAGATCCGGCGCCGCGCATGCGTCCCCGCCTGCCCGAAGGGCTTCCTGCCGTGCACCAGCCGGTGCGTCCGACGCTGGCGCTGGCCGGACTGACGCTGTTGTTGATGGGCCTTTGGACGATGGGACGCGCCCACCTGCGTCGCCTGCACGGATGA
- a CDS encoding ABC transporter ATP-binding protein: MALLTIEHLTKRFSTVTVLQDISCTVAPGESVALWGPNGAGKTTLLRCVLGVLPFEGTIRIDGLDVRRQGKEARRLVGFVPQEVTFYPTLTVGETAAFFARLRGLEPEEAWRRLAQVVLEDRLDQPVRTLSGGQRQRLALALALLGDPPLLLLDEPTASLDVRSRAEFMTHLQTLLEQGKTLLFSTHRFEEVEHLARRVLLLENGRLEADTTPGELARRLFPETTHYRLRLHLPEAQRPEALQALRAHGFEVWMNGHGLEVRVPADEKATPLLLLSRAGFEVTDFELHA; the protein is encoded by the coding sequence ATGGCGCTGCTGACGATCGAACACCTGACGAAACGCTTCAGCACGGTCACCGTGCTACAGGATATTTCCTGCACGGTGGCCCCGGGCGAAAGCGTGGCCCTGTGGGGGCCGAACGGGGCCGGCAAGACCACGCTGCTCCGCTGCGTGCTGGGCGTGCTGCCGTTTGAAGGCACGATCCGGATCGACGGCCTTGACGTGCGCCGCCAGGGCAAAGAGGCCCGGCGGCTGGTGGGCTTCGTGCCCCAGGAGGTAACCTTCTATCCCACGCTGACCGTGGGCGAGACGGCCGCCTTCTTTGCGCGGCTGCGCGGCCTCGAGCCGGAAGAAGCATGGCGGCGACTGGCACAGGTTGTTCTCGAGGATCGTCTGGATCAACCTGTGCGCACGCTCTCGGGCGGTCAGCGCCAGCGGCTGGCCCTGGCCCTGGCCCTGCTGGGCGATCCTCCGTTGCTGCTGCTGGACGAACCGACGGCCAGTCTGGATGTCCGCAGCCGCGCCGAGTTCATGACCCACCTGCAGACGCTGCTGGAGCAAGGCAAGACGCTGCTGTTCTCGACGCACCGCTTCGAGGAGGTGGAACATCTGGCCCGCCGCGTGCTCCTGCTCGAAAACGGCCGCCTGGAAGCCGACACCACACCGGGCGAACTGGCCCGCCGGCTGTTTCCCGAAACCACCCACTACCGCCTGCGCCTGCACCTGCCCGAAGCCCAGCGTCCCGAAGCGCTACAGGCACTCCGGGCGCACGGCTTCGAGGTATGGATGAACGGCCATGGTCTGGAAGTGCGCGTGCCCGCCGACGAAAAAGCCACACCGCTGCTGCTGCTGAGCCGCGCCGGCTTCGAGGTGACCGACTTTGAACTGCATGCCTGA
- a CDS encoding ABC transporter permease, which translates to MTTTTAHATIGLLARKELHDALRNRWFVLYTVIFAVLSLALSWIGLAGGQLYGLAGFGRTTASLINLIMLIVPLMGLTLGALSLALEREQGTLLYVLAQPVVPAEVLLGKLLGLATALTAALSIGFGLSSLLLAWRGSTMGLGAYLGLFGLTILLALLSLSLGLLFSSALPRTATALGSALFAWLLLVFLGDLGLLGSALVLRIPVEQLFTLSLLNPLQVFKIAAILLLRSDLQVLGPAGQYAMHTYGMRLLPLSVGVLLLWSFLPLLPAYLFFRRRGAL; encoded by the coding sequence ATGACGACCACCACCGCCCACGCGACCATCGGCCTGCTGGCCCGCAAAGAACTGCACGACGCGCTGCGCAATCGCTGGTTCGTGCTCTACACGGTGATTTTTGCCGTGCTGTCGCTGGCGCTGTCGTGGATCGGTCTGGCGGGGGGCCAGCTCTACGGACTGGCCGGTTTCGGCCGCACCACGGCCAGCCTGATCAACCTGATCATGCTGATCGTCCCCCTGATGGGCCTCACGCTCGGCGCGCTCAGCCTGGCTCTGGAGCGCGAGCAGGGTACGCTCCTCTACGTGCTGGCGCAGCCGGTCGTGCCGGCCGAAGTGCTGCTGGGCAAACTGCTCGGACTGGCCACGGCGCTGACGGCCGCTCTGAGCATCGGCTTCGGCCTGAGCAGCCTGCTCCTGGCCTGGCGGGGAAGCACCATGGGGCTGGGCGCCTACCTGGGCCTTTTCGGCCTGACCATCCTGCTGGCGCTGCTGAGCCTGAGTCTGGGCCTGCTTTTTTCCAGCGCGTTGCCCCGGACGGCCACCGCGCTGGGAAGCGCCCTGTTTGCCTGGCTGCTGCTGGTGTTTCTGGGCGATCTGGGGCTGCTGGGTTCGGCGCTCGTGCTGCGCATCCCGGTCGAGCAGCTCTTCACGCTCTCGCTGCTCAATCCGCTGCAGGTATTCAAGATCGCCGCCATCCTGCTGCTGCGCAGCGACCTGCAGGTGCTGGGACCGGCCGGCCAGTATGCGATGCACACCTACGGCATGCGCCTGCTGCCGCTTTCGGTGGGTGTGCTCCTGCTCTGGTCCTTCCTTCCCCTGCTTCCCGCCTACCTGTTTTTCCGCCGCCGCGGTGCGCTATGA
- a CDS encoding nucleotidyltransferase family protein, translated as MRKSLQDILALLACHREALQQQFGVRHLGLFGSRVRDDFRDDSDIDILVVFERSPGWEIVDLKTYLEDLLREPVDLVTENAVRRRPLLWDSIQQELVYV; from the coding sequence ATGCGCAAATCGCTGCAGGACATTCTTGCCCTGCTGGCCTGTCATCGCGAAGCGCTGCAGCAACAGTTTGGTGTTCGGCACCTGGGTCTGTTTGGTTCGCGTGTGCGGGATGATTTTCGAGACGATAGTGATATTGATATTCTGGTTGTTTTCGAACGATCGCCGGGCTGGGAGATTGTTGATCTGAAAACCTACCTGGAGGATCTACTGAGGGAGCCGGTTGATCTCGTAACGGAAAATGCCGTTCGGCGACGACCACTGCTCTGGGATTCGATTCAGCAGGAACTCGTTTATGTCTAA
- a CDS encoding nitrous oxide reductase accessory protein NosL, whose amino-acid sequence MATILYSFRPSWFYLLSLLLLLGACRSAPEPDRPPDIRFGHDACDYCRMLIGEPRYAAALRTADGQERRFDDIGCLLHYLHEHPEAADARIWVHDYLQERWLQASQAFFVRSDRLITPMGYGIVAVADTLAADSLAQALGGALTRFEVLRAGPPPEPVQLR is encoded by the coding sequence ATGGCTACGATTTTATACAGCTTCAGACCGTCGTGGTTCTATCTCCTGAGCCTGCTGCTTCTGCTGGGAGCCTGTCGGTCGGCACCGGAGCCGGACCGGCCGCCGGACATTCGCTTCGGGCACGACGCCTGTGACTACTGCCGCATGCTCATCGGCGAGCCACGCTATGCGGCCGCGCTGCGCACGGCGGACGGTCAGGAGCGGCGCTTCGACGACATCGGCTGCCTGCTGCACTACCTGCACGAACACCCCGAAGCCGCCGATGCCCGCATCTGGGTCCACGACTACCTGCAGGAGCGGTGGCTGCAAGCCTCGCAGGCGTTCTTCGTGCGCAGTGACCGGCTGATCACCCCGATGGGTTATGGGATCGTGGCGGTTGCCGACACCCTGGCGGCCGACAGCCTGGCCCAGGCGCTCGGCGGTGCGCTCACCCGCTTCGAGGTACTCCGGGCGGGCCCGCCGCCTGAACCCGTTCAATTGCGCTGA
- a CDS encoding CBS domain-containing protein: protein MTVRDVLRGKPARVITVEADTPVLEAVKRLREHQIGAMPVVDDRARMIGLFTERDVVWRLAEKGAAILEEPVRYCMTSPVHFCKPDDSIRDVMWQMTYRRIRHLPVVEDGRLIGMISIGDVVKSRLEELEEEARVLRDIVVAGR, encoded by the coding sequence ATGACGGTGCGCGATGTGCTGCGCGGCAAGCCCGCGCGTGTGATCACGGTGGAAGCAGACACGCCGGTTCTGGAGGCGGTGAAGCGGCTCCGGGAACATCAGATCGGCGCCATGCCGGTCGTGGACGACCGGGCCCGGATGATCGGTCTGTTCACGGAACGGGACGTGGTGTGGCGGCTGGCCGAAAAGGGGGCGGCCATTCTGGAGGAGCCGGTGCGCTACTGCATGACCAGTCCCGTGCATTTCTGCAAACCGGACGATTCGATCCGCGACGTGATGTGGCAGATGACCTATCGCCGCATTCGCCATCTTCCCGTGGTCGAAGACGGACGGCTTATCGGTATGATCAGTATCGGCGACGTGGTCAAGTCGCGCCTCGAAGAACTCGAAGAAGAGGCGCGCGTGTTGCGTGACATCGTAGTGGCCGGCCGGTAG
- a CDS encoding HesB/IscA family protein — MELQITERALARIREIAASEGVDLGQTMLRIAVVPGGCSGLTYELGWDTTLQAQDLTAQFDGVQVVIDRRSYLYLKGTTLDFTDGLEGRGFHFVNPQAARTCACGESFGL, encoded by the coding sequence ATGGAATTGCAGATAACCGAACGGGCCCTGGCGCGCATTCGGGAAATTGCCGCCAGCGAAGGGGTGGACCTCGGCCAGACCATGTTGCGCATTGCCGTGGTGCCCGGCGGGTGCTCGGGACTGACCTACGAGCTGGGCTGGGACACCACGCTGCAGGCGCAGGACCTGACGGCGCAGTTCGACGGCGTGCAGGTGGTCATCGACCGGCGGAGCTATCTGTACCTGAAGGGCACGACGCTGGACTTCACCGACGGCCTCGAAGGCCGGGGCTTTCACTTTGTCAACCCACAGGCCGCGCGCACCTGCGCCTGCGGCGAGTCGTTCGGGCTCTGA
- the sufB gene encoding Fe-S cluster assembly protein SufB, with protein MSDTAYLHQIAQSEYKYGFETDIEVEKAPPGLSEEVIHYISDRRGEPDWMREWRLRAFRYFMSLLERYEETYPRWAHLKYPDIDFQAISYYAAPQRKPRYKSLDEVDPKILETFRKLGIPLDEQMRLAGVAVDAVMDSVSVATTFKEELAKHGIIFCSMGEAIENYPELVKKYLGSVVPYTDNFFAALNSAVFSDGSFVYVPKGVRCPMELSTYFRINTAGTGQFERTLIIADEGSYVSYLEGCTAPMRDEHQLHAAVVELIALKDAEIKYSTVQNWYPGDAEGKGGVYNFVTKRGICLGENSKISWTQLETGSAITWKYPSVILKGDNSVGEFYSVAFTKGYQQADTGTKMIHLGRNTRSTIISKGIAAGYSNNSYRGLVKVARTAENARNFSQCDSMLLGDKCGAHTFPYIEIENPTARVEHEATTSKIGEDQIFYCQQRGLSEETAIKLIVNGFCKEVLAQLPMEFAMEAQKLLAIELEGSVG; from the coding sequence ATGAGCGACACCGCCTACCTGCATCAAATCGCCCAGAGCGAGTACAAGTACGGGTTCGAGACCGACATTGAGGTCGAGAAGGCGCCTCCCGGCCTGAGTGAGGAGGTCATCCACTACATCTCGGACCGGCGTGGTGAGCCGGACTGGATGCGGGAGTGGCGCCTGCGGGCGTTCCGCTACTTCATGAGCCTGCTGGAGCGCTACGAGGAGACCTACCCGCGCTGGGCGCACCTGAAGTACCCGGACATCGACTTCCAGGCGATCAGCTACTACGCGGCGCCGCAGCGCAAGCCGCGCTACAAGAGCCTGGACGAAGTCGATCCCAAGATCCTGGAAACGTTCCGCAAGCTCGGCATTCCGCTCGACGAGCAGATGCGGCTGGCTGGCGTGGCCGTCGACGCCGTGATGGACAGCGTGTCGGTGGCCACCACCTTCAAGGAAGAGCTGGCCAAGCACGGTATCATCTTCTGCTCGATGGGTGAGGCCATCGAAAACTACCCCGAGCTGGTCAAGAAGTACCTGGGCTCGGTCGTCCCCTACACCGACAACTTCTTCGCCGCGCTCAACTCGGCCGTCTTCTCCGACGGCTCGTTCGTCTATGTGCCCAAGGGCGTGCGCTGCCCCATGGAGCTGAGCACCTACTTCCGGATCAACACGGCCGGAACGGGTCAGTTCGAGCGCACGCTGATCATTGCCGACGAGGGTTCCTATGTGAGCTACCTGGAGGGCTGCACGGCCCCCATGCGCGACGAGCACCAGCTCCATGCGGCCGTCGTCGAGCTGATCGCCCTGAAGGACGCCGAGATCAAGTACTCGACCGTCCAGAACTGGTATCCGGGCGATGCCGAGGGGAAGGGTGGCGTCTACAACTTCGTCACCAAGCGCGGCATCTGCCTGGGCGAAAACTCGAAGATCTCCTGGACGCAGCTCGAGACGGGCTCGGCCATCACCTGGAAGTACCCGAGCGTCATCCTGAAGGGCGACAACTCGGTCGGCGAATTCTACTCGGTGGCCTTCACCAAGGGCTACCAGCAGGCCGACACGGGCACGAAGATGATCCACCTGGGCCGCAACACGCGCAGCACGATCATCTCGAAGGGCATTGCGGCCGGGTACTCCAACAACAGCTACCGCGGTCTGGTCAAGGTGGCCCGCACGGCCGAAAACGCCCGCAACTTCTCCCAGTGCGACTCGATGTTGCTGGGCGACAAGTGCGGCGCGCACACCTTCCCCTACATCGAGATCGAAAACCCGACGGCCCGGGTCGAGCACGAAGCCACCACCTCCAAGATCGGTGAAGACCAGATTTTCTACTGCCAGCAGCGGGGCCTGAGCGAGGAGACGGCCATCAAGCTGATCGTCAACGGCTTCTGCAAAGAAGTGCTGGCGCAGCTTCCGATGGAGTTCGCCATGGAGGCCCAGAAGCTGCTGGCCATCGAACTGGAAGGTAGCGTCGGTTGA
- the sufC gene encoding Fe-S cluster assembly ATPase SufC has product MALLEIRNLHARVEEKEILKGVNLTVNAGEVHAIMGPNGSGKSTLASVLAGREDYEVTEGEVLYDGKNLLEMEPDERAREGVFLAFQYPVELPGVNMATFLREALKAVREHRGLPPLSPAEFMKLLKEKAELVGLDPSLKQRSVNEGFSGGEKKRSEIFQLAMLEPRLAILDETDSGLDIDALRAVADGVNKLRAPNRAFVIITHYQRLLNYIVPDYVHVMVDGRIVRSGDKNLALELEEKGYDWIKEEVGLVA; this is encoded by the coding sequence ATGGCACTGCTGGAAATCCGTAACCTGCACGCACGCGTCGAGGAAAAGGAAATTCTCAAGGGCGTCAACCTGACGGTCAACGCCGGTGAAGTGCACGCCATCATGGGCCCGAACGGGTCGGGCAAGAGCACACTGGCCTCGGTTCTGGCCGGCCGTGAGGACTATGAGGTCACCGAGGGCGAGGTGCTCTACGACGGCAAGAACCTACTGGAGATGGAGCCCGACGAGCGGGCCCGGGAAGGCGTGTTTCTGGCCTTCCAGTACCCGGTCGAGCTGCCGGGCGTCAATATGGCCACCTTCCTGCGCGAGGCGCTCAAGGCCGTCCGGGAGCACCGGGGCCTGCCCCCGCTCAGCCCGGCCGAGTTCATGAAGCTGCTGAAGGAAAAGGCCGAGCTGGTAGGACTTGATCCCAGCCTGAAGCAGCGCTCGGTCAACGAAGGCTTCTCGGGCGGTGAAAAGAAGCGCAGCGAGATTTTCCAGCTTGCCATGCTGGAACCCCGCCTGGCCATCCTGGACGAGACGGACTCGGGGCTCGACATCGACGCGCTGCGCGCGGTGGCCGACGGTGTCAACAAGCTGCGCGCCCCCAACCGGGCCTTCGTCATCATCACGCACTACCAGCGCCTGCTCAACTACATCGTGCCGGACTACGTGCACGTGATGGTCGACGGTCGGATCGTCCGCTCGGGCGACAAGAACCTGGCCCTGGAGCTCGAGGAGAAGGGCTACGACTGGATCAAGGAGGAAGTCGGACTGGTCGCCTGA